The DNA region tatacccaacgagaaccaatagtaTGCTTTCATGGTGGCAATGGAACCATATCCCATGTATGACtctgatgcaaagcagttagttcctTAGCCATAGCACTATGCCAAAGTGGATtacaaacaacttctctataggaCTTAAGCTCAAAAATACAATGAATAGATGCaataaatgaagcaaaagaatgagaataacaagagtaagcaaaatccagtagtttagtagacttacgaacacgagtggattgacgacggtggagagaaggatcatccacAACCTCAGGAGATAATTGGGTAGTGGCAGAATGAGGAATATGTGGAGCGGATATCTTGGGAACCAAATTACCATATTCAGTTGAACTACTAGTAGGATTTGTGGGTGAATCTTCCTCAGTatcggtattgaaaggatcaatgcaaagcagttctgactttgtcatattatgcaaAGTAAccggaatagaaaagaatggaatatgctcaagaaacacaacatgacgagagacatataattttttactaacaggatcaaagcaacgatatcctttttgactaacaccataaccctgaaagacacaaagagcagacCGAGAGGCTAACTTATTATGCTCTGCATGTGTACGAAGGACAAAGCAAGTACAACTAAAAACACGCAAAGAAGAATAGACAGGAGCATACCCATACAATTTTTCGAAAGGTGACAAATCTCAATTatgtgaggttggaattctattaatgacatgAGCAGCAATAAGGATTACTTCCCCCCAAAAGACACTAGGAACACtggcagacaataaaaatgaacgagctatttcaacaagatgtctatgttttCGTTCAACCACgtcattttgttcaggagtatctgtacaTGAGGTTTGATGAATAATACCATCAGAAGCAAGTGAATGTGAAAATTGATTCGAAATGTATTCACCcccccaaatcacaacgaaaatACTTTATGaaactagaatgttgagttttcacaagagctctaaagttgttaaaaattgtaagataattatacctgtgtttcataagatagaccgAAGAGTAACGAGTACAATTATCAATAAACGAAACATAATACCTTTACCCCCTCCCcctttgtaggaataggagagggcccccacacatcagaatggataagatcaaatggagtagaagaaaaagaaagccttttagaaaatggtaaggcaAAAAATTTGGCCAGTTTATAACCACTATAATGagaaatatcagaactttttaaaggtcctaatgatcctgtagaggctaaaaactgcaaacgaggcgctgaaacatgacctaagtgagagtgccacaaataaaaatcagaagataaaCGATTTAGATGAAAAGAGgataaatccacactcgaagctacaacttctggtaatttgagttgatctaaaatatAGAGTCCTCCTTACCTATGGCTTGTCCCAATTAGCCTCTGAGATTGctggtcctgaacataataattggatgaagaaaaagagactaggtatctagactcacataattgagtaacagaaataagatttaaagtaaaacttggaatataataaacattagtaagagataaagaagatgtaacaattgaGCCAACATCTACTAATGACATAAGAGTACAATcagcagtcacaatagatataaatgaattgggagaaaaagaaacaaaagataacaaattggatgacatatgatggaaGCAACAGAATCCAAAATCCATAAGGATGAGGATATACCTGAAATATCAGACgacgacaaacctatatgagaggaagctgatTTGGTAGAGGGCTGTCaagcaaggaactgttgaaactgcGCAAACAAATATGAatcagatttccatgaagcatctACACAACCAGGCATGATGACAGAataaataattctcagaataaccaaactgtaaTGATACATATTTGTATGATTTGCAAAAACTGATATCAGGATGACCCGTGGTCACACAAAGAATCTGAGACAGAAAAGGATGTCAAATGTAGAAATCGACAACATAGGACTTCGGCACTGAAATCGGCAGAAAATAATGTCAGCGCCGAAATCAGCAAAAAATAATGTCGGCTTCGAAATTGGTAGGACAGGATGTCAGTGCCAAAATCGACAGAAAATAGCGTCGGCGccgaaatcgacagaaaataATGTCGGCGCCGAAATCGGTAAGACAGGACATCGGCGCAATCGACAGAAAATAGATGTTGGCGCAGAAAACAACAACAGCAGGACAGAAAATAGATGTTGGCGCAGAAATCAATAGCAGCAATAGGAGACGGCAGCGGCAACAGTAAGCAATAACAGGGGGCGACAGAAAAAATTAGGTTAAAGAAGGaaaatcgctctgataccatggaAAAAATAAGAGAAGGGAGAAACTagtcatattattgaatccaaattaattgagaaataaagagtacaaagccttatatagttaattacaagaaaaaaatctaaaccaTAAACTGAAAAGGCAAAAGACTATATCTAAATcctaaactgaaaaggtaaaaaaCTAAATTGCTCTCAAGGcaataaacaaataattctaatagattatataatctaaattatataatctaacatttgCCACTTCCCAAGAAAAACCTACTGGCGGCTCCCCTACGGAGCATGTCCAGGCTATAGGAGAAGTACTTGCTAATGTACTTAGGGGCGAGCTGATGGATCAAAGATGGCGACCTGGAGCCGAACCCAAAGAAGCTGTCGGGGTCATCAATTTGGGTGTTCAAGGACTGGAAGATGCAACCGAATACCATATTTGGATTGACAATATTTTGGTTCGTACCTATCGAGGTGAAACTAAAGGTTTCAGAGGATTAAATTCCGTCGACATTGGAGCCGTCGCTGTAGGTGGCAAGGTACAAGCACATTTGATTATCATTGCAATGAGCCAGTCTAAAACTCTTTCACTCATCGGAAAAGCAAGATAACTTCTTGTAGGAGAGGGATGCATTAGGGTTGAATAGGGTGGCGGTCTTCTTGAAGCATTGGCAGCCAACGCGGTTGACCCAGCTTAGTCCATTACCGTGTCGACGATGCCCCCACACATATTGCAAGTTTGGCGTGCCCATCTTGAAACCCATGAAAAATTTagctttatcataactcaaaccaaGCTCTATGTCGATGGAGGTCTTCATGTCCATGCGTTTGTCCAAGTAGCTAGCTTGGTTGACCGAACGAATGACGACAGCCTGTAGGCAATCGACGGGTGTCATCGACCTATTGTACAGTGGCGACTTGAGGGAGTTGCGGTGGACTAGCTAAACGTCGAAGACAGTGTCCTATGGGACAAGGGCAAGCACGAAGGAGGCGAATGTACTAATGACTGCCACTGAAATAATATTAATGAACATATATACATTTTCAACTAATAAGATTGATTGAATAAAATTTGGATGGAAGTGAGATTCACAATCGCATAACTTGAAAATTCTAAGAGGAATTGGAAATTAATGGGAGCTAGGAATCTCATCAATTCGATTAATGGTCCAAATCAAGtttgaaatgaaaaaaatatctttgattgcttattatataattaattaatttcaaaaggaaCTAGGTGTAAGTTTTCTTACACTCCTTCGACAAATTGAAATATATTTGGATGGAACTTTGCTCCCCTTCGAagtttagttaaattattttatttgtatttgatgGATTCAGAATCTATAGAGCATGTCTCCACATTATTTTCTCATTGTCGATAATGGAGTTTCCTCGGATAATATGGATTGGCCTGATACTTAAAGGATATCTACCAACCAACCTCCATTATCGAATGTTGCTCCTATATAGGTCAATATGTATGAGCAGTGGCAGAACCGaattcaataaataaaaaaattaatacaacacAAAATAAAATTAGTCGATGCACAAAAGTGAGCCTAGGTCTTGGTCTACCTCAGGACGTCGGTGTTGCTTGTACATGGGCAACAGTCGGCTCCAAGTCAACCATGCGACAAAACGACGCTACGAACGAGTGGGGTTGGGAAAGAGACACGGAGGGGATAAAAGAGAAACTTGTGTTTAGTAATTTAATCTTAAGTTACTTGAATAAATTAATTTCCATTTTAAATAGGATAGAATGTCATATTTATTCCAATGGAATACTTAAAAATTCATAtaaaatctagaaaaaatttagaaatttcttttaattcatataaatctattttcttctAAATTATcccttatattatattatttttcataaataattttattaccttaaattttattagttttaaatcttTATTGGATCATCGACGTAGAGAAGTATTTTTATTATGAGAAAGTACTTGTTAAAGTAAAATTCATTTATTTTTCATTGTACATTAACATCTTATACACGACTACACTATTAATAATTGAAATAGAAGTGCGCGAGCCATTATTCACTAACTCTCAATAATTGTATATGGAACTTGAATGACCTTAATATAAAATTCCAAACACCTCCAAGTATTTAAAAATAACATGTAAAGTTAATTTGTATTATTTAAAAGCGAGAGATATAGAAAGAAAATTATATTCAATCAAACTACtcctaattaattaaattatctaattaaataattgaaaaataaaaaataaatgcacATTTCCTTTTATTGAAATTCCTTGATTTATGACCATAATATAAATTTGAATGCTCAGCTTAGCACTTCATATACATAATACATGCTTATTATGGATTGTATAACTCGGTGCACTTTTTCTCTATAATGGTCAATTTCATTTTATCTAGATCATGTCCAACCAAAACATCTTCCTGCATAATATTCCCAAAGACCACTCGTTCCCAGTATCACCATGCATTTCACATTAGCACTATTCCACCTAAACAAGTTATAAGGGCTCACCTTCAAGTTTCCCAATGCCCCATCAAACGAGAACAACAACCCCGGCAGCTGCTCCTCATGTGTTGTCGAGGGAACATCGAAGCACAATTTGTATTTGCCCCAATGGTGGAGTCAGCCCGGGTCAATTACCTGGGTTGATCTCAAGATGTGGGTCACAAACGTTGACATAGAGATCGCCAACGTCGTCATTCTAAGCTAGCCGCTGATGGCGACGTCGCCGCCCTCGGGCTAGCCGTCGACGCCGACATCGCCGCCCCAGGCTAATCCctaaattttctcatttttttccctttcttgCCTTGTAATTTTCGTTCTCGCCGTCGTTGGCTACCGGGGCTACAGCCCGGGTAGCCATGAACTTGGCTCTGCCCTTGATTTGCCTGTCTTCATAATCGGAAAGCTAACGTAATCCGTCAATTCCCTCACTAACTGGTTCGCCACTTAAGTGTCCAGCATGGTCATGGAAGTACCGGAGTCAAAGATGATGTTGCCCGGCCCCAACTTGGACCTCCTAGTAAGCAAGATGACGAGCTCACCCGAGATCGAGATGGTGTGAAATTGCACGATGTAGAAGCTGTCTTGCATCATGAGCGGCGTGACCATCGTCTTTCCGGTGACCTGTTTGCCATGTCCAAAGAAGAGCCAGCTAGTGGCTCCCCTACGGAGCATGTCTAGGCAATAGGAGAAGTACTTGCTAATGTACTTAGGGGCGAACTAATGGATCAGAGACGGCGACCTAGGGCCCAACCCAATGAAGTTGTTGGGGTCATCAATTTAGGTGTTCGAGGACTGGAAGTTGCAACCGAATACCATATTTGGAATGACGGTATTTTGGTTCATACCTATTGGTGTGCCTATCTTGAAACTCATGAAGTATTCCCCTTCATCATAAAATTCCGTCTATGTTGGGGCCTTCATGTGGGTGCGCTTGGTACTGGCATGTCTGATGATGAGCAGATGACCCAGTCGAAGGCTCCTGATCATCAAAAGCAAGGTACACTGCTTGGGGGAGTCGCGATGGGCCAACACGACATCGAAGACAGTGTCCTACGGGACAAGGGCTGGCACGAAGGAGATCCGTAGGAGGAGGCAAAAGAAGGTACTAATGACCGCCATTGAAATAATATTAATGAAGGTACTACCAACCAACCTCCATTATCGAATGTTGCTCTTATATAGATCAATATGTATGAACAGTGGCGGGACCGaattcaataaataaaaaatttaatacaacacaaaataaaattagtttGTGCTCAAAACCAACCAGGTCTTGGTCTGCCTCAGGACATCGGCGTTGTTTGTACGTGAGCAGCAGTAGACACTAAGTTAGTCGTGCGGTAAAATGACGTTGCAAACGTGGGGGCAGGGGGGGGAGGATAGAGATGCAACGGGGATAAAAGAGAAACTTGTGTTTAGTAAATTAATCTTAAGTTAATTGAATAAATTAATTTCCATTTTAAATAGGATAGAAACTCCTATTTATCCcaatgaaatatttaaaaattcatataaaatctagaaaaaaatttagaaatttcttttaattcatataaatctaatttcttcTAAATTATCCCTtacattatattatttatattaaataattttattacctCAGGTTCCAATCAGTCTCTCTATAATTTCTGTGCATTAACATCTTATATACGAGAACACTATCAACAATTGAAATGAAAGCACGCAAGCCATTATCCACCCTCTCTAACTCTCAATATTTGAATATGGAACTTGAATGATCTGAATATAAAATTCGAAACACCTCCTAGTATTTAAAAATAACATGTAAAgttattttgtattatttaaaagagagatagaaaaaaaattatattcaatCAAGACTACtcctaattaattaaattatctaattaaATAATTGAAAAATACATAGTAAATGCACATTTCCTTTTATTGAAATTCCTTTATTTGTGACCATAAATATAAATTTGAATGCCCAACATAGCACTTCAAATACATAAAACATACTTATTAGGGATTGTATAACTCAGTGCACTTTTTCTCTGTAATGGTCAATTCCATGTTATCTAGATCATATCCAACCAAAAGATCTTCCTGCATAATATTCCCAAAGATCTGTATACCACTAGTTCCCAGTATCCCCATGCATTTCACATCAGGTCTATACCACCTAAACAAGTTATAAGGGCTCATCTTGATGTTTCCCAATGTCCCATCAAATGAGAACAACACCCCCGGCAGCTGCTCCTCTTGCTCTGTCGAGGACACATTGAAGCACAACCTGTAATCGCTCGTCTTCACAATTGGCAAGCTAACATAATCCGTCAGTTCCCTAACTAACTGGTTCAACACTTGACTGTCCAGTAAGGTCATGACAGTGCCGGAGTCAAAGATGATGTTGCCGGCTTTCAACTTGGACCTAGTAAGCAAGATGTTGAACTCACCCGGGATCGAGATGGTGTGAAGTTGCACGGCGTAGAAGCCATCTTGCGTCATGAGTGGCGTGACCATCGTCTTTCCGGTGATCGTCTGTTTGCCACGTCCCAAGAAGAGCCTGCTGTTGGCTCCGTCGTGGAGCATGTCCAGACAATGGGAGAAGTACTTCCTAATATACTTTGGGGCGAGTTGTTGGATCAGAGACGGCGACCTGGGGCCCAACCCAATGTAGCTGCCGGGGTCGTCAATTAGGGTGATCTGGGACCGAAAGTTGCAGCCGAATACTATATTTGGAATGACGATATTTTGGTTCGTACCTATTGAGGTGAAACTGAAGGTTTCCAAGGATAAAATTCCGTCAATATTGGAGTTGTCACCGTAGACGGCACGGTACTGGCACATTATATTAAAATTGCAATGAGCCAGAGTAAAACTCTTGCACTCATCGGATAAGCAAGATAACTTCGTGTAGGAGAGGGATGCATTAGGATTGAATAGGGTGGTGGTATTCTTCTTGAAGCATTCGCAGCCAACGCTATTGGCCCAGATTAGTCCGCTACCAGTGGTGACGATGCCCAACATAGATTGTGTGTTTGGCGTGCCTATCTTGAAACCCATGAAGAATTCTCCATCATCATAACTCAAGCCGAGCTCTATGTCGATGGAGGTCTTCATGTCGATGCGCTTGTCCAAGTAACTAGCCCGGTTGACCGATCGGACGACGGCGGCCTGTAGGCGATCGAAAGGTGTCATCGTGCTATTGTACAGTGGTGACTTGGGGGAGTCACGGTGGACCAACTCGATGTCGAAGACAGTGTCCTGCGTGACAAGGGCTAGCGCGATGGAGATCAGTAGGAGGAGGCAAAATAAGGTACTAATGACGGCCATTGAAATAATATTAATGAAGATATAGACATTTTCAATTGGTCCGTGAATTTATAGAGAGATTCAATTGCAGAATAAAGAAGTTTAATTAATGGGAATTAATGATAAGATTGATTGAATAAAATTTGGAAGGAAGTGAGATTCGAATTCGAAGAGGAATTGGAAATTAATGGGAGCTAGGAATCTCATCAATTCGATTAATGGTCCAAATCAAGTTTGAAATGGAAAAAATATCATTAATTgcttattatataattaattaattccaaAAGGAACTAGTTGTAAGTTTTCTTGCACTCGACTAATTGATACATATTTGGAAGGAACTTTGCTCCGCTTCCAAGtttagataaattattttaattatatttgatgCATTCAGAATCGGATTGACTTGATTCTTACAAGATGTCTACCAACCTAACTTCCATTATCGAATGTTGCTCCAATATAAATCAATATGTATGAATAGTGGTGGGACCCaattgaataaataaaaaaattaatacaaaataaaattagtcgGTGCTAAAAAAATGTGTTGGGAGATTAAATCTTTTGTCCTCAAATTTTTCTGTCCCCGTATCccttgtcgatcggacggatcaaATTACATCTTAAGACATCATGACATTCTTAAGTtgtgtgcagtatcctcgtgatgtgcaaggTATTCTTGAGATATAATatgatccgtccgatcgacaaaGGAACACAGGGACAGAAAAATTTAGGGACATAGGATCCAAACTGATCTAGGTCTTGGTCAGCCTCAGGACATCGGCGTCGGTTGTACATGAGCAGCAGTAGGCACCAAGTCAGCTGAGGAAAGAGATGCGGTGGGTATAAAAGAGAAACTTGTGTTTaggaatttaaatttaagttaattgaataaaTTAATTTCCATTTTAAATAGGataaaaattcatatttttatccaatgaaatatttaaaaatacatataaattctagaaaaaaatttaaaatttcttttaattcatataaatataTTGTCTTCTAAATTATcccttatattatattatattatttttcttatagAATTTTATTATCTCAAAATTAATAGTTTCAAatctttgtttatatatatatatatataaaataacagATGGTTTTGTTGATATGGGATCAATGAAGTAGagaaaaattctaattttgagGAAGTACTTTTTAAAGTAAAATTCATTTATTTTTTAGTGTGCATTAACATGTTATATACGAGAACACTATCAACAATTGAAATAAAAGTGCGTGAGCCATTCTTCCCCCTCTCTAACTCTCAATAATTGGATATGAAACTTGAATGATCTTAATATCAAATTCCAAACAACTCCTAGTATTTAAAAATAACATGTaaagttattttttattatttaaaagaaagagatagaaagaaaattatattaaatcaGACTAcacctaattaattaaattatctaattaataaatttaaaaaataaaatataaatgcaaATTACCTTTGATTGAAATTACTTGATTTATGCTCATAAATATAAATTTGAATGCTCAACTTAGCACTTTATATACATAATACATGCTTATTAGGGATTGTATAACTAAGTGCAATTTTTCTCTTTAATGGTCAATTCCATGTTATCTAGATAATGTCCAACCAAAATATCTTCCTGCATAATATATTCCCAAAGATATGTATACCACTATTTCCCAGTATCACCATGCATTTCACATTAGCACTATACCACCTAAATAAGTTATAAGGGCTCACCTTGAAGTTTCCCAATGTCCCATCAAACGAGAACAACAATCCCGGCAACTGCTCCTCTTGCTCTGTCGAGGACACATTAAAGCACAATTTGTAGTCACCCGTCTTCACAATCGGCAAGCTAACATAATTCATCAATTCTCTCACTAACTGGTTCACCACTTGAGTGTCGAGCATAGTCAAGACAGTGCCAATGTCAAAGATGATGTTACCGGCCCCCAACTTGAACCTAGTAAGCAAGATGTCGAACTCACCCGGGATCGAGATGGTGTGAAGTTGCATGGCGTAGAAGTAGTCTTGCGTCATGAGTGGTGTGACTGTCATCTTTCTGGTGATCATCTGTTTGCCACATCCTAAGAAGGGCCTTCTTTTGGCTCCGCTATGGAGCATGTCCAGGCAATAGGATAAGTACTTGTAATGTACTTAGGGGGTGAGCTGTAGGATCAGAGATGGCGACTTGTGGCCTAACCCAATGAAGCTGTCGGGGTCATCAATTCGGGTGTTTAAGGACCGGAAGTTGCAACTGCATACCTTATTTGGAATGATGGTATTTTGGTTCGTACCTATTGAGGTGAAACTGAAGGTTTTCGAGGATAAAATTCTGTCAACGTTGGAGCCATCACCGAAGGTGGCATGGTACTGGCACAATTGATTAAAATTGCAATGAGCCAGTCTAAAACTCTTGCACTCATCGGATAAGCAAGATAACTTCTTGTAGGAGAGGGATGCATTAGGATTGAATTGGATGGTGGTCTTCTTCTTGAAGCATTTGCAGCTAACGTTGTTGACCCAGGTTAGTCCACCACCACTGTCGACGATGGCCAACAAAGATTGCGAATTTGGCGTGCCTATCTTGAAACCCATGAAGTAGTCCCCGTCATCATTACTCAAGCCGAGCCCCTATGTCGATGGAGGTCTTCATGTCCATGCGCTTGTCCAAGTAGCTAGCTCGGTTGACCGATCGGACGACGGCGGCGGCTTGTAAGCGATCAAAGGGTGTCATTGAGCTATTGCACAGTGGCGATTTGGGGGGAGTCACGGTGGACCAGCTCAACGTCGAAGACAGTGTCCTGCGTGACAAGGGATGGCACGAAGGAGATCAGTAAGAGGAGGCAAAAGAAGGTACTAATGACCGCCATTGAAGTAATATTAATGAAGATATATACATTTTCAACTGGTACTTGAATTTTTACAGAGATTCAACGAGAGAATAAAAGTGTTTAATTAATGGGAATTAATGATAAGATTGATTGAATAAAATTTGGAAGGAAGTGAGATTCAGACTCGCATTTAACTTGAAAATTCTGAGAGGAATTGGAAATTAATGGGAGCTAGGAATCTCATCAATTTGATTAATCGTCCAAATCAAGTTTGAAATGGAAAAAATATCTTTAATCTCTCattctataattaattaattccaaACGGAACTAGGTGTAAGTTTTCTTACACGCCTTAGACTGATATATATTTGGAAGGAACTTTACTCCCCTTCCAAGATTAGTTAAATTGTTTTAATGGTATTTGATGCATTCAGAATTCGTGGAGCGTGTCTCCAAGTTATTTTCTCATCGTCGAAAAAGGAGTTTTTTCAGATAATGTGAATTGACTTGATACTTATAGGATGTCTACCAACCACCCTTCATTATCGAATGCTGCTCCTAtatatgtggcaaaaggtgattcgttcaTCTCTAGCGCCCTCGTTAATCAGTCCCtagatcaacacggaggaggtaaatcacggatgactactagctaTTAATACAAATGACCAAGATATGAGAGAGGTTATGCTCAATCACGTCgaatttcgaccccaagacctcatgtgacaataCCCCATAATTTAATCATCATACTGTCCCGAAAGGACTGAATACTGTTCCTATATAGATCAATATGTATGAACATTGGCAGAACCGAattcaataaataaaaatatt from Zingiber officinale cultivar Zhangliang chromosome 4B, Zo_v1.1, whole genome shotgun sequence includes:
- the LOC121978091 gene encoding probable aspartic protease At2g35615, producing MAVISTLFCLLLLISIALALVTQDTVFDIELVHRDSPKSPLYNSTMTPFDRLQAAVVRSVNRASYLDKRIDMKTSIDIELGLSYDDGEFFMGFKIGTPNTQSMLGIVTTGSGLIWANSVGCECFKKNTTTLFNPNASLSYTKLSCLSDECKSFTLAHCNFNIMCQYRAVYGDNSNIDGILSLETFSFTSIGTNQNIVIPNIVFGCNFRSQITLIDDPGSYIGLGPRSPSLIQQLAPKYIRKYFSHCLDMLHDGANSRLFLGRGKQTITGKTMVTPLMTQDGFYAVQLHTISIPGEFNILLTRSKLKAGNIIFDSGTVMTLLDSQVLNQLVRELTDYVSLPIVKTSDYRLCFNVSSTEQEEQLPGVLFSFDGTLGNIKMSPYNLFRWYRPDVKCMGILGTSGIQIFGNIMQEDLLVGYDLDNMELTITEKKCTELYNP
- the LOC121978092 gene encoding aspartic proteinase nepenthesin-1-like → MAVISTFFCLLLLISFVPSLVTQDTVFDVELVHRDSPQIATGLGLSNDDGDYFMGFKIGTPNSQSLLAIVDSGGGLTWVNNVSCKCFKKKTTIQFNPNASLSYKKLSCLSDECKSFRLAHCNFNQLCQYHATFGDGSNVDRILSSKTFSFTSIGTNQNTIIPNKVCSCNFRSLNTRIDDPDSFIGGAKRRPFLGCGKQMITRKMTVTPLMTQDYFYAMQLHTISIPGEFDILLTRFKLGAGNIIFDIGTVLTMLDTQVVNQLVRELMNYVSLPIVKTGDYKLCFNVSSTEQEEQLPGLLFSFDGTLGNFKEDILVGHYLDNMELTIKEKNCT